From the Plectropomus leopardus isolate mb chromosome 18, YSFRI_Pleo_2.0, whole genome shotgun sequence genome, one window contains:
- the LOC121957897 gene encoding snake venom 5'-nucleotidase-like has translation MATVHPEQRALPWLCFVLLLGLRVSTSEAFDLTILHTNDIHARVEETNERSGKCSSSSSSGCFAGVARRATMIKRIRSNESNVLLLDAGDQFQGTIWFNHYKGTAAAHFMNELKYDAMALGNHEFDNKVEGLLSPFLEQITFPVLSANIITDATLASTFGRAYMPFKIFTVGGERVGVVGYTTKETPVVSQPGPHLRFMDEVTALQSQVKDLQRQGINKIIALGHAGIDVDKEIAKKVSGVDVVIGGHTNTFLYTGDPPSTEKAADVYPLIVESDDGRRVPVVHAYAFGKYLGILKVTFDDDGNVLNSTGNPILLDSSVPQDPGILADVEEWKKCLANFTTQVVGNTQVFLNGTEEECRFGECNLGNLICDAMVDNNIRFSDGIQWNHVSASIFNAGGIRNSIDELSKNGSITSEDVITVTPFGNTVDLEELKGSTLFKIFEHSVKGYGQNSAQFLQVSGFRVEFDPSKPEGNRVTSLTTLCTRCRVPRYEPVQAETVYKVLMPSFIAQGGDGFSMIPNERLNHNTGNLDVSVVSEYIRKKQKVYTPVEGRIKILNSTSGQTTLLNSTSGQTTPPSNSGFGQTAPLVLLVSLGLLWSLCGSM, from the exons ATGGCAACAGTGCACCCAGAGCAGAGAGCTCTTCCTTGGCTCTGCTTTGTCCTCCTGCTTGGCCTCCGCGTGTCCACTTCAGAGGCCTTTGACCTGACTATACTCCACACCAACGACATACATGCCCGGGTGGAGGAGACCAATGAGCGATCAGGgaaatgcagcagcagcagcagcagcggatGCTTTGCCGGGGTGGCCCGGAGAGCCACGATGATCAAGAGGATCCGCAGCAATGAGAGCAACGTCCTGCTGCTGGACGCTGGAGACCAGTTCCAGGGGACTATCTGGTTCAACCACTACAAGGGAACCGCGGCTGCACATTTCATGAATGAACTAAAATATGATGCCATG gctTTGGGAAATCACGAGTTTGATAACAAAGTGGAAGGACTCTTGTCACCGTTCTTGGAGCAGATCACGTTTCCAGTTCTCAGCGCCAACATCATAACAGATGCAACTCTGGCCTCGACATTTGGCAGGGCTTATATGCCTTTTAAGATCTTTACTGTTGGCGGTGAGAGGGTAGGCGTGGTGGGAtacacaacaaaagaaactcCTGTAGTGTCCCAACCTG gACCACATCTGAGGTTTATGGACGAAGTGACTGCCCTGCAGTCGCAGGTGAAGGATCTGCAGAGACAGGGAATCAATAAGATAATCGCTCTGGGTCACGCAGGTATTGATGTGGATAAGGAGATCGCGAAGAAGGTCAGCGGAGTCGACGTTGTCATCGGTGGACACACCAACACTTTCCTCTATACAG GTGACCCTCCTTCTACCGAAAAAGCTGCTGACGTTTATCCGCTCATTGTAGAATCAGACGATGGGCGGAGGGTTCCTGTTGTGCATGCCTATGCCTTTGGGAAATATCTGGGTATTCTGAAGGTGACCTTTGACGATGATGGCAATGTTTTGAATTCCACAGGAAACCCCATTCTGCTGGACAGCAGTGTCCCACAGG ATCCAGGAATTCTTGCCGACGTGGAGGAATGGAAAAAGTGTCTGGCCAACTTCACAACTCAGGTGGTGGGAAACACTCAGGTCTTTCTGAATGGGACCGAAGAGGAGTGTCGATTTGGGGAATGCAACCTAGGAAACCTGATCTGTGATGCCATG GTCGACAACAACATCAGGTTCTCAGATGGTATTCAGTGGAACCATGTCAGTGCCAGCATTTTCAACGCAGGAGGCATCCGCAACTCCATTGACGAACTTTCCAAGAACG GTTCAATCACCAGTGAGGATGTGATCACTGTCACACCTTTTGGAAATACTGTTGACCTGGAGGAGCTGAAAGGTTCCACGCTGTTCAAAATCTTCGAACACTCAGTGAAAGGATACGGCCAGAACAGTGCACAGTTTCTCCAAGTATctg GATTTCGTGTAGAGTTTGACCCCTCTAAACCTGAGGGAAATCGTGTGACAAGCCTCACTACCCTCTGCACACGTTGTCGAGTTCCTCGCTATGAACCTGTTCAGGCGGAGACGGTGTATAAAGTGCTGATGCCGTCCTTCATAGCACAGGGTGGAGATGGATTCTCCATGATCCCAAACGAGAGGCTCAATCACAACACTG GGAATTTGGATGTGTCAGTTGTGTCCGAATACATCAGGAAAAAGCAGAAAGTTTATACGCCTGTTGAGGGACGCATCAAGATCCTCAATTCAACTTCTGGGCAAACCACTTTACTCAACTCTACTTCTGGACAAACCACACCACCCAGCAACTCAGGTTTTGGACAAACAGCTCCATTGGTCTTACTGGTATCACTTGGGCTGCTGTGGTCTCTGTGTGGGAGCATGTAA